A single window of Metallosphaera hakonensis JCM 8857 = DSM 7519 DNA harbors:
- a CDS encoding class I fructose-bisphosphate aldolase → MSGLDIRLKRLFSRGKAFIVALDHGLVMGPLKGIENAINVVKMMGNYPDALQMTPAMLRVVEENFYSRNSPMLIARLDTANVWRDARKYDQGYYSMVYEVKEAVKAGADAVVTYLVVGYGDDRIEGYNLEQLAKARREAADFGMPFIIEPLFVRKEIADSIKETAAVKYVSRLASEIGPDLLKVDYTGDKAGFSSVVEASFAPILIRGGPKTSNDLEFLKMLRDALDSGASGITVGRNLWQSQAPDLMAYAISKVVHEGIPPEEAIKTMQK, encoded by the coding sequence ATGAGTGGGTTGGACATAAGGTTAAAGAGATTATTCTCTAGAGGGAAAGCCTTTATAGTTGCCCTTGATCATGGCCTAGTAATGGGACCACTTAAGGGGATAGAGAACGCTATTAACGTCGTAAAAATGATGGGAAACTACCCAGACGCGCTTCAGATGACACCAGCTATGCTGAGAGTAGTTGAGGAAAACTTCTACTCTAGGAACTCCCCAATGCTTATAGCCAGACTTGACACCGCAAACGTATGGAGAGATGCTAGAAAATATGATCAAGGATACTACTCTATGGTTTACGAGGTGAAGGAAGCGGTAAAAGCTGGAGCCGATGCTGTCGTGACCTACTTGGTCGTGGGTTATGGTGATGATAGGATTGAAGGTTATAATTTGGAGCAGTTAGCTAAGGCAAGAAGAGAGGCTGCAGACTTCGGTATGCCGTTTATCATTGAACCTCTATTCGTGAGGAAAGAAATAGCCGACTCCATAAAAGAGACTGCTGCAGTTAAGTATGTGTCTAGATTGGCTTCAGAGATTGGACCTGATTTGCTTAAGGTCGATTACACAGGGGACAAGGCCGGCTTCTCATCTGTAGTGGAAGCCTCATTTGCTCCGATTCTGATTCGTGGAGGGCCTAAAACGTCCAATGATCTAGAGTTTCTGAAGATGTTAAGGGATGCCCTAGATTCTGGGGCATCTGGGATAACAGTGGGAAGAAACCTCTGGCAATCGCAGGCTCCAGATCTTATGGCATACGCTATTTCAAAGGTTGTCCATGAAGGAATTCCACCCGAAGAAGCCATAAAGACAATGCAAAAATAG
- a CDS encoding alkaline phosphatase family protein, with protein MKILLVVVDGLAYHLTERFIHQLPTFQELMERGIYGPLESTYPSITPVALASLFTGATPKTHGVVSPRIFVKGRRIQSSISAFSSSSLLVDPIWVDLGKRGYKVIVTSAPQALPDKWKLDNVVLFDPYKAKIKKCSESSILKEGENEFLGKKWLVKREGLSYLVSVDGREFKLEGDSWIGPLEIDGKCGEEELKSSIFLHGNDKGVYVTPPAFLNFKWGNRRDLVTEVWENVVSKVGMILDGDYKGLNKGLISFEEYMKTAELSFNFFVEYSLYLLKRDAWDFGITYLPIVDNFQHLLYGVDDGKALDYIFEVYNMADKFLMLHRNFADNIFLCSDHGITKIKKRVYVNKILERINVLKMDDGRINWGRTKAYYGGGGIIRVNLKEREEAGVVYLKEYQKLVRYIVKNLEQFKDENGETVFTGIYVRDTPASDRQGDIELSIKDYYSPSSSVDREKEIEPVIPYSTSTGDHGFYRKEDLYGVIMGIGKNVAKGKKIRARIIDVAPTLLKIMEIQAPRMEGRALVEALENGSQE; from the coding sequence TTGAAGATTTTGTTGGTGGTAGTGGACGGTTTAGCTTATCATTTAACAGAGAGGTTCATCCATCAACTTCCCACCTTCCAAGAACTGATGGAGAGGGGGATCTACGGACCCTTAGAAAGCACTTATCCCTCAATAACACCCGTAGCTCTAGCCTCCCTTTTCACTGGTGCAACGCCTAAGACGCACGGCGTCGTCTCTCCTAGAATATTTGTAAAGGGAAGAAGGATACAATCAAGTATTTCGGCTTTCTCAAGTAGCTCCCTGTTAGTAGATCCCATATGGGTGGATCTAGGGAAAAGGGGATACAAGGTAATAGTTACGTCAGCTCCTCAGGCATTACCAGATAAATGGAAGTTAGATAACGTGGTCCTCTTTGATCCGTATAAGGCGAAAATTAAGAAATGCTCAGAGAGTTCTATCCTTAAGGAAGGAGAGAACGAGTTTTTAGGTAAAAAGTGGCTTGTGAAAAGAGAAGGTCTTTCATATCTAGTAAGTGTAGATGGAAGAGAGTTTAAGTTAGAAGGGGACTCCTGGATTGGCCCATTGGAAATAGACGGGAAGTGTGGAGAAGAGGAGTTAAAGTCGTCAATTTTCTTACACGGAAACGATAAGGGAGTATACGTTACTCCTCCAGCGTTTCTTAATTTCAAATGGGGAAACAGGAGGGACCTAGTAACAGAAGTCTGGGAAAACGTAGTCAGTAAGGTAGGTATGATACTAGACGGGGATTATAAGGGCCTAAACAAGGGTCTGATTAGCTTCGAGGAGTACATGAAAACGGCCGAACTCTCATTTAATTTCTTTGTGGAATATTCGCTATATCTCCTTAAGAGAGACGCTTGGGATTTCGGGATTACATACCTTCCCATTGTCGATAATTTTCAGCATCTGCTTTACGGAGTAGATGATGGAAAGGCGCTTGACTACATTTTTGAAGTTTATAACATGGCTGATAAGTTTCTAATGCTGCACCGTAATTTTGCAGACAATATATTTCTTTGTTCGGATCATGGTATAACAAAAATAAAGAAGAGGGTGTATGTCAATAAAATATTGGAGAGGATTAATGTGCTGAAAATGGACGATGGGAGGATAAACTGGGGAAGGACCAAAGCATATTACGGAGGAGGCGGTATAATCAGGGTAAACCTTAAGGAGCGGGAGGAGGCAGGAGTAGTTTACCTCAAGGAGTACCAGAAACTTGTCAGATACATTGTTAAGAATCTCGAGCAGTTCAAAGATGAAAACGGAGAGACTGTTTTTACGGGAATATACGTAAGAGATACCCCAGCCTCAGATAGACAGGGCGACATAGAGCTCAGTATCAAGGACTATTACTCTCCCAGCTCCAGTGTGGATCGCGAAAAAGAAATTGAGCCAGTAATACCCTATTCCACATCCACAGGAGATCATGGTTTCTATAGAAAAGAGGATTTATACGGTGTTATTATGGGAATAGGTAAGAATGTTGCCAAAGGTAAGAAAATAAGGGCAAGAATAATTGACGTAGCTCCAACACTTCTAAAGATAATGGAAATTCAAGCGCCAAGGATGGAAGGAAGGGCTCTAGTAGAGGCCTTGGAGAATGGAAGTCAAGAGTAA
- a CDS encoding NAD(P)/FAD-dependent oxidoreductase: MDMKVVILGAGGHGVSLAYHLVKKGFKNVTIIEKTRINYGSSGRNAGRFRYHFYTKENVEFAKEAIPYLLRMCRELPLNPVCMKTGYLWILEDERALEAMKRNDSLWKSLGVGGKFMDCSEFDYLKSDGQCYLAPQDGSFHHDYLTFGLYEEIKGQVTMITGEADKLLFSGGKVRGVRVKENVIDADAVVVTLGAWSGKFMAQNGIRLPIEPEKKEIFITEDLKYRVKPLVITSKVYFSHTLKGEILGGVEDKRERGFLDFDVSYERLSIFLKDVRRLVKGAEGIRVLRGWGGYYEMTPDHSHVMGFSSTWPEGLYVDAGYSGHGMMFSPYSGKLMADLIADGVKSRFIDVFGPERFEKNRLVDERMVI, from the coding sequence ATGGATATGAAAGTGGTAATCTTAGGGGCTGGAGGTCATGGAGTCAGCCTGGCATATCATTTGGTGAAAAAAGGTTTTAAGAACGTAACTATCATAGAGAAAACTAGAATAAATTATGGATCTAGTGGAAGAAACGCTGGAAGATTCAGATATCATTTTTACACAAAAGAGAACGTAGAGTTCGCTAAAGAGGCTATCCCCTATCTCCTTAGAATGTGTAGAGAGCTCCCCCTCAACCCGGTTTGTATGAAGACAGGTTACCTATGGATCCTCGAAGATGAAAGGGCCTTAGAAGCGATGAAGAGGAACGATAGTCTTTGGAAGTCTCTGGGAGTTGGCGGTAAGTTTATGGATTGCTCTGAGTTCGACTACCTCAAGAGTGATGGACAATGCTATCTTGCTCCTCAGGATGGTTCTTTTCATCATGACTATCTCACATTCGGGCTATATGAGGAAATAAAGGGGCAAGTCACGATGATTACCGGAGAGGCAGACAAGTTATTATTCTCAGGAGGAAAGGTAAGGGGAGTAAGGGTAAAGGAAAACGTTATAGATGCCGATGCGGTTGTAGTGACTCTGGGTGCCTGGTCAGGTAAATTCATGGCCCAGAACGGGATCCGACTCCCCATAGAGCCTGAAAAAAAAGAAATTTTTATAACAGAAGATCTAAAATATAGAGTAAAACCCCTAGTGATAACGTCTAAGGTATATTTCTCTCATACTTTAAAGGGGGAGATCTTAGGCGGAGTGGAGGATAAAAGGGAGAGAGGTTTCCTAGATTTTGACGTTTCCTACGAAAGGCTCAGCATATTCCTTAAAGATGTGAGAAGGCTAGTTAAGGGTGCAGAAGGGATAAGAGTACTCAGAGGTTGGGGAGGTTATTACGAGATGACACCCGATCATTCTCACGTGATGGGGTTTTCTTCCACATGGCCTGAGGGTCTCTACGTGGATGCAGGATATAGCGGCCATGGGATGATGTTTTCTCCCTACTCTGGTAAGCTTATGGCTGACCTTATAGCTGACGGGGTGAAAAGCAGGTTTATAGACGTATTCGGACCGGAGAGATTCGAAAAGAATAGGCTAGTTGATGAAAGAATGGTAATATGA
- the htpX gene encoding zinc metalloprotease HtpX — translation MNVVSIKLKLGMLLLSLAIFVAGFALVYGVLGYLYGSFTPFIIVGALVLVGLLNVVQWLIGPYLINAMYRAKEVTPEDPEYGWLVNLVDEVALFNKLRTPKVYIADVPFPNAFAYGSPIAGKRVAITLPLLRVLNKDEIKAVLGHELGHLKHRDVELLLAIGLIPALMYWIGYSLMWSGFLGGGGQRNGSLYAWAIGIGLLVVSFIFQFFMLAINRMREAYADFNSAKTIPGGAENLERALAKITLTVDPRAVEKYRNKNNVMRMLFFTSPPPEQIYANVDELIGYWKTQRVPWYVDFFSDHPHPAKRIQMLEKLKYQ, via the coding sequence ATGAATGTAGTATCAATTAAGTTAAAGCTGGGTATGTTGTTACTGAGCCTAGCTATTTTCGTTGCAGGATTTGCCTTAGTTTATGGTGTTCTGGGGTACCTTTACGGCTCATTTACACCCTTTATCATTGTAGGAGCGCTGGTTCTCGTGGGGTTACTAAACGTTGTACAGTGGCTTATTGGTCCATATCTTATTAATGCTATGTATAGAGCTAAAGAGGTAACCCCTGAAGATCCTGAATACGGTTGGCTAGTAAACTTAGTGGACGAAGTGGCTCTATTTAACAAACTAAGGACTCCGAAGGTTTATATTGCAGACGTTCCTTTTCCAAACGCCTTCGCTTACGGTAGTCCCATAGCTGGAAAAAGGGTAGCCATTACTCTACCCCTCTTAAGAGTATTGAATAAGGATGAGATAAAGGCAGTTCTTGGGCATGAGCTTGGTCACTTGAAACATAGAGACGTAGAGTTGCTCTTGGCAATAGGTTTGATTCCGGCCTTGATGTACTGGATAGGTTACTCCTTAATGTGGAGCGGATTCCTAGGAGGCGGAGGCCAAAGAAATGGTTCCCTTTACGCTTGGGCAATAGGTATCGGTCTTCTCGTAGTTAGTTTCATTTTCCAGTTCTTCATGCTGGCAATAAATCGAATGAGGGAGGCATACGCAGATTTCAATTCAGCAAAGACTATACCTGGAGGAGCGGAGAACCTAGAAAGGGCACTAGCTAAGATAACCCTAACTGTGGATCCCAGGGCAGTAGAGAAATACAGAAATAAAAACAATGTAATGAGAATGTTGTTCTTCACCTCTCCTCCTCCCGAGCAAATCTATGCAAACGTTGATGAACTGATAGGGTATTGGAAAACCCAGAGGGTTCCATGGTATGTCGACTTTTTCAGTGATCACCCCCATCCAGCGAAAAGGATACAGATGCTAGAGAAACTAAAATATCAATAA
- a CDS encoding CBS domain-containing protein — protein sequence MEEIVKDYMKTEVISVEKGVTLRQVTKIMTEKNVGSVIITEKGKPIGIVTERDVVRAIGSDKNLEDKVDDIMTASLITVREDSPITGALSLMRTYNIRHLPVVNGDGKLTGIISIRDVAKALDDMFES from the coding sequence ATGGAAGAGATAGTTAAAGACTATATGAAAACCGAAGTTATTTCTGTGGAGAAGGGAGTAACACTTAGGCAAGTAACCAAAATAATGACCGAAAAAAATGTTGGATCTGTTATAATTACAGAGAAAGGAAAACCCATTGGAATAGTCACTGAAAGGGACGTAGTAAGAGCCATTGGAAGCGATAAAAATCTTGAAGACAAAGTTGACGACATTATGACTGCATCCCTAATAACAGTGAGAGAGGATTCTCCCATAACTGGTGCACTGAGTCTAATGAGAACCTATAATATCAGACACCTTCCAGTGGTCAATGGTGACGGAAAATTAACGGGGATAATCTCTATCAGAGATGTGGCCAAAGCTCTAGACGACATGTTCGAATCGTGA
- a CDS encoding nucleotidyltransferase family protein, translating to MKVEKAVITAAGKGSRMKYITSVLPKALLPLFRKEDGKFVMRPVIDLIIDSLGVAGVSKYCVVVGNQGKLLVDYLSERGVTFVTQNIPKGFGDAVLRAKDFVGNDPFFVHADDGVLTGGYSEALKVFEENDPEAVLLVRKVSNPQRYGIVQAKEVGEVMGHKLLRVNDVEEKPKSPKSDLGISAVYVFSHSLMNALEQIHVNEGEVELTYGIANLLNQGGEVYAIVLEKERWLNVGDPENYFKALEFTYGKSV from the coding sequence ATGAAAGTTGAGAAGGCTGTAATCACAGCTGCTGGTAAAGGAAGTAGGATGAAATATATCACCTCTGTGCTTCCTAAGGCCCTTCTACCGTTGTTTCGAAAAGAAGACGGAAAGTTCGTTATGAGACCTGTGATCGACCTAATCATAGATTCACTTGGTGTGGCAGGAGTAAGTAAATACTGTGTGGTAGTAGGTAATCAAGGGAAACTACTGGTGGACTATCTCTCAGAGAGAGGAGTAACTTTCGTTACTCAAAACATTCCCAAAGGTTTCGGGGATGCGGTTCTTAGAGCTAAGGATTTCGTCGGAAACGATCCTTTCTTCGTTCACGCAGATGACGGAGTGCTCACGGGCGGATATTCCGAAGCATTAAAGGTCTTTGAGGAGAATGATCCTGAGGCAGTCCTCCTAGTTAGAAAGGTTAGTAATCCACAGAGATATGGAATCGTCCAAGCTAAGGAGGTGGGTGAAGTGATGGGACACAAACTGCTTAGAGTAAACGATGTCGAGGAAAAGCCCAAGTCCCCTAAGTCGGATCTAGGGATATCAGCTGTTTACGTTTTCTCTCACTCGTTGATGAATGCACTAGAACAAATTCATGTTAACGAAGGTGAAGTGGAGTTGACGTACGGTATAGCAAACCTCCTAAATCAAGGCGGAGAAGTTTACGCAATAGTTTTAGAAAAAGAGAGATGGCTTAACGTGGGCGATCCAGAGAATTATTTCAAAGCTCTTGAATTTACGTATGGGAAGAGTGTATAA
- a CDS encoding uroporphyrinogen-III synthase — MRVLYLRPEGSDLPSVEGIDIVNISIFSVQCLQYDETSFRDIEGIAFTSVNAVRCFHNFEEIRHMRIFSIGPETAEELVKHGFNPVYPEKHTSRDLALLLLNSGLSSVVAFRSRRASQDMKEILSPLIDYREFYDYDLVLDQSKLSEVKELLQRCEIDVVVLTSSLIAKSVANFIKDCHKVVTIGPMTSTSLRTLRPELKFIESRVSSIKGTIDVLESLRGGDNFG, encoded by the coding sequence GTGAGGGTATTATATCTTAGACCTGAGGGAAGTGATTTACCTTCAGTTGAGGGCATTGATATAGTGAATATCTCCATTTTTTCAGTACAATGTTTGCAGTACGACGAGACGTCATTTAGAGACATTGAAGGGATAGCCTTCACGAGCGTGAACGCAGTTCGATGTTTTCATAATTTTGAAGAAATTAGACATATGAGGATTTTTTCCATAGGGCCAGAGACTGCCGAGGAATTGGTTAAGCATGGATTTAATCCAGTCTATCCAGAAAAGCACACCAGCCGTGACCTAGCGTTGCTCCTACTGAACTCTGGTCTGTCGTCTGTTGTCGCCTTCAGGAGCCGGAGGGCCTCTCAAGACATGAAGGAGATTCTATCTCCATTGATAGACTATCGAGAGTTTTACGACTACGATTTAGTTCTTGATCAATCCAAGTTAAGCGAAGTTAAGGAGTTACTCCAGAGATGCGAAATCGATGTTGTGGTTCTGACAAGTTCATTGATAGCTAAAAGTGTAGCTAATTTCATAAAGGATTGCCATAAAGTAGTTACCATAGGACCAATGACATCTACTTCATTGAGGACATTAAGGCCGGAACTAAAGTTCATAGAAAGTCGAGTTTCCAGCATCAAAGGTACCATAGATGTTCTAGAAAGTCTAAGAGGAGGTGATAACTTTGGATGA
- a CDS encoding ferredoxin: MEVKSKRHLRIRGPFDCEKGLPYTEIQNGDKRIENCTPISPERTGLGLRLSNLALHKIKLVRRVPWILERISRNMNVPDSYPAEEELKEEKLKMDTLIIGSGLSGLFALNRTNGLLVTNELFTDIFDDPTNTNGELLHKSKEIIKSNAERIISGDFLGKFSEGYLVRTKGKIIMISPSRIVFAVGARYLPPIFEGNDYPNVISRRLYLKRISNYKKVIVLGSFDDAIKTALLSNAKILTPRGVRLFSKKYIELAENKGLEIEEVEWLRVKLERRKLSVKWEKGDQVVDALVFAPVKQPRLEAMANAGCDYKFYPNMGTYLPNHEMDGYMRSCGHFAVGGARGIWDEEMSALSGEAPFDAEKAERLANLLKETPLHQYYTNSLVAMKSPYFYSSGGYSCLCEDVLWKDVEEVMKMGYDNVELLKRVGGLGLGECQGKVCTYVTGSIISSQKLITFRSPLYPV; the protein is encoded by the coding sequence ATGGAAGTCAAGAGTAAGAGGCATTTGAGAATTAGAGGCCCTTTTGATTGTGAGAAGGGTCTGCCATATACTGAGATCCAGAATGGGGACAAAAGGATTGAAAACTGTACGCCCATATCTCCTGAGCGTACAGGTTTAGGTTTAAGGCTTAGTAATCTTGCTCTTCATAAGATAAAATTAGTTAGAAGAGTTCCATGGATTTTGGAGAGAATTTCAAGAAATATGAACGTCCCAGATTCCTATCCTGCGGAGGAAGAGCTCAAAGAAGAGAAGCTCAAAATGGATACGTTAATAATAGGTTCAGGTTTATCGGGTTTGTTTGCGTTGAATAGAACCAACGGGCTCTTGGTAACGAATGAACTCTTTACCGATATCTTTGACGACCCCACCAATACAAATGGAGAACTTTTGCATAAATCTAAAGAAATAATTAAATCCAATGCAGAAAGGATCATCTCCGGTGATTTTCTAGGAAAATTTTCAGAGGGATATCTAGTTAGGACCAAAGGCAAAATAATCATGATCTCACCTTCAAGGATCGTGTTTGCGGTGGGAGCGAGATACCTTCCCCCTATATTCGAGGGAAACGATTATCCCAACGTTATTTCTAGGAGACTTTACCTCAAGAGGATCTCAAATTATAAGAAGGTTATTGTCCTAGGTTCTTTCGACGACGCCATAAAGACCGCCTTGTTATCTAACGCAAAAATTCTAACTCCAAGGGGGGTTAGGCTATTTTCAAAAAAGTATATTGAATTAGCTGAGAATAAAGGCTTAGAAATAGAAGAAGTCGAGTGGCTGAGAGTTAAACTAGAAAGGAGAAAACTCTCCGTTAAATGGGAAAAGGGGGACCAAGTTGTGGATGCCTTGGTATTCGCTCCAGTAAAGCAGCCCAGACTCGAAGCCATGGCAAATGCAGGTTGCGATTACAAGTTCTACCCTAACATGGGAACATATCTACCTAACCACGAGATGGACGGCTATATGAGAAGCTGTGGACATTTTGCAGTTGGCGGAGCTAGGGGCATATGGGATGAGGAGATGTCAGCCTTAAGTGGAGAGGCTCCATTCGACGCTGAAAAAGCTGAAAGATTAGCCAATTTATTAAAAGAGACTCCTCTACACCAGTATTACACCAATTCCTTGGTAGCAATGAAGAGCCCTTACTTTTACTCCTCTGGTGGATATTCGTGTTTATGCGAAGACGTTCTTTGGAAAGACGTTGAAGAGGTAATGAAAATGGGGTATGACAATGTGGAGTTATTGAAGAGAGTAGGAGGACTGGGTTTAGGTGAGTGCCAGGGAAAGGTCTGCACATATGTTACTGGGAGCATTATCTCAAGTCAGAAGTTGATCACGTTTAGATCACCGCTATATCCAGTGTGA
- the hemC gene encoding hydroxymethylbilane synthase produces the protein MRIRIAARGSKLSLKQVEIVKNFLISQGYETEFIEIRTKADLFLNKPLTEIGKGVFEKEVNDAVLDGRADIAVHSMKDLSSELPNGLEILATPKRETPIDVLVSEFELRKLPGGSRIGTGSIRRANFLKVLRPDIIVENIRGNVDTRLRKYTQGEYDGIILAEAGLRRLNIDIKRHPLDLEEFTPEANQGIIAVVGKPNLRDILIPINDRATMDEAIAEKETVGIIGGGCHTPMGVVFRKEGDLLTGIASYSNGVKRVTVNLSTRDPPTLAGQKLGKMLLKEMKSEGIIS, from the coding sequence TTGAGGATAAGGATAGCTGCTAGAGGCAGTAAGTTAAGCTTAAAACAGGTCGAGATAGTCAAAAATTTCCTCATTTCGCAAGGATATGAAACGGAGTTCATAGAAATAAGGACTAAGGCAGACCTTTTTCTTAACAAGCCCCTCACGGAGATAGGAAAGGGCGTATTTGAGAAAGAGGTTAATGACGCTGTCCTAGATGGAAGAGCTGACATAGCCGTTCACAGTATGAAAGATCTGTCGTCTGAACTCCCAAACGGCTTAGAGATCCTTGCTACTCCAAAGAGAGAAACTCCTATCGATGTCCTCGTTTCCGAGTTCGAATTAAGGAAACTCCCAGGTGGATCGAGAATAGGAACTGGAAGCATCAGGAGGGCCAATTTCTTGAAAGTGCTAAGGCCAGATATCATTGTGGAGAACATTAGGGGGAATGTGGACACTAGGCTGAGAAAGTATACCCAAGGTGAATACGATGGGATAATTCTAGCTGAGGCAGGTTTAAGGAGACTGAATATAGACATAAAGAGACACCCTTTGGATCTAGAAGAGTTTACGCCAGAGGCCAATCAGGGAATTATTGCTGTAGTTGGTAAACCTAATCTCCGTGACATTTTGATACCAATTAACGACCGAGCTACAATGGACGAGGCCATTGCTGAAAAGGAGACAGTGGGCATTATAGGTGGAGGATGTCATACACCAATGGGTGTTGTATTTAGGAAAGAGGGCGACCTACTAACTGGGATCGCTAGCTATAGTAACGGAGTTAAGCGCGTTACAGTAAACCTATCCACTCGCGATCCACCTACATTGGCCGGACAAAAACTGGGCAAAATGCTTCTAAAGGAGATGAAAAGTGAGGGTATTATATCTTAG
- the agl3 gene encoding UDP-sulfoquinovose synthase, translated as MKALILGIDGYIGWALALRLLSKGHEVAGIDNLSTRRFSAEVGSDSAFPLPSPKERVEAVKRKLGTDLKFVVGDAKDKALLEETIREFKPDVVVHFAEQRSAPYSMKDYEHAWYTLENNLKSTLALLYAVSEIDPSIHILKMGTMGEYGTPNFDIPESAFVKALIEGKEDVIPTPKWGGSYYHWSKIFDTFLILFKGKLSGLTVTDIMQGPVYGTRTEEIIDEELRTRFDFDETWGTVINRYCVEAILGLPLTPYGKGKQTRGFISLEDSVEAMRLLIENPPKEGEYRVVNQFAEVYNVTQLAEIVRDASKELGLKVEIKNVKNPRVEAEEHYYNPEVKVLPSLGFRPKKNIRDETKTMIMDLLPYKERLERFKHVIMPKTIWK; from the coding sequence ATGAAAGCGTTAATTTTGGGAATAGATGGTTATATTGGATGGGCTTTGGCTCTCAGACTTCTTTCTAAGGGTCACGAAGTAGCTGGAATCGACAACCTATCAACTCGACGATTTTCAGCTGAAGTGGGTTCAGACTCAGCTTTTCCCCTACCCTCACCTAAGGAAAGAGTTGAGGCCGTGAAAAGGAAACTGGGTACAGATCTGAAGTTCGTAGTGGGGGATGCTAAGGATAAGGCCCTTCTGGAGGAAACCATTAGAGAGTTCAAGCCTGACGTTGTGGTCCATTTCGCCGAACAGAGATCCGCTCCATATTCCATGAAGGATTATGAGCACGCATGGTACACCCTGGAAAACAATTTGAAGTCCACGCTTGCCCTGCTTTATGCTGTGAGCGAGATCGACCCCTCAATACATATCCTAAAGATGGGAACTATGGGAGAATACGGAACGCCAAACTTTGATATTCCAGAATCGGCCTTCGTTAAAGCTTTGATTGAGGGTAAGGAAGACGTTATACCTACCCCAAAGTGGGGTGGCTCATATTATCACTGGAGTAAGATATTCGATACCTTTCTTATCCTCTTCAAGGGAAAACTCTCCGGTTTGACTGTTACTGACATCATGCAAGGTCCAGTTTACGGAACTAGAACAGAGGAGATTATAGACGAGGAGTTGAGGACGAGGTTCGATTTTGATGAAACGTGGGGAACAGTAATAAATAGGTATTGCGTGGAGGCGATACTCGGTCTACCCCTGACGCCCTATGGAAAAGGAAAGCAGACCAGGGGCTTTATTTCCCTTGAAGATAGCGTAGAGGCAATGAGGCTGTTGATCGAGAATCCTCCTAAAGAAGGAGAATATAGAGTGGTAAATCAATTTGCTGAAGTTTACAACGTGACTCAACTTGCTGAGATAGTGAGGGATGCATCAAAGGAACTTGGACTTAAGGTAGAAATAAAAAATGTAAAGAACCCGCGAGTAGAGGCTGAGGAGCACTATTATAACCCTGAGGTTAAGGTGCTTCCATCGTTAGGATTTAGGCCCAAGAAGAACATCAGGGACGAAACCAAGACAATGATTATGGACCTTCTTCCATACAAGGAGAGATTAGAGAGATTCAAGCACGTGATTATGCCTAAGACCATTTGGAAATGA